CGAACTGCAGGCCGAGCGGGTGCAGCAACGGGAGAAAACCGCCGCGGAGAAGGCCCGCCGCAAGGAGATCGCCCGGGCGAAGCAGGAGGCCCGTAGCCAGCTGACCAAGGAGAGGCTGGAGGCCAACCGGCGGAAGCGGCAGGAGAAGAAGGCTAGATCGAGTAATCAGCCGGCGGAGCCAGCAGCATCTGACGAGCCAGATCGCGGGCCGTCTGCAACGGACTGACGTCCCGGACGAACCGCGCTCCCGCCAGGCCGCCGTCGAGGAAGATGAGCAGCTGGTTGGCCTGCGTCGCCGAGGGATAGCCGTTCTTGGCGGTGAGCAGGTCCGTCATGGTGCGGTGCATCCACGTGCGGTGCGCCATGCACGCGGCGATGATGCCCAGCTCCGACTCCGTCTCCGGGCGCGGGTACTCGTTGGAGGCGTTCTGGAAGTGCGAGCCACGGAAGTCCTTGTCCGGTTCCTCCGCGATGGCCAGGTCGAAGAACGCGAGGATCTTGTCCTCCGCGTCGGTCATAGCCTCGGTGCGCTCCGCCCAGCGCCGGCGGTACTGCTCGTCGAGATTCTCCAGGTACGCGATGACCAGGGCGTCCTTCGACCCGAACAGGGAGTAGAGCGAGGCCTTGGCCACGTCCGCCTCCCGCAGGATGCGGTCGATGCCGATGACCCGGATGCCCTCCGTGGTGAACAGGTTGGTGGCCGAGTCCAGCAGGCGCTGCCGGGGGCTGGGCCGGTTTCGGCGGCGGCTGCCGGCGGACTTCTTCGGGGCGGAACCTTGGGCCACGGGAAAACCCGTCCTTCCTGACGGTCTAGCGGTGAGGTGTCTCCCACCACAATAGACAAACCGGTACGTCCAGCAACAGGCAGGGTGCGCCGGAGGGCACCGCGACCCCTCCCCCGGCAC
Above is a window of Corynebacterium suedekumii DNA encoding:
- a CDS encoding TetR/AcrR family transcriptional regulator encodes the protein MAQGSAPKKSAGSRRRNRPSPRQRLLDSATNLFTTEGIRVIGIDRILREADVAKASLYSLFGSKDALVIAYLENLDEQYRRRWAERTEAMTDAEDKILAFFDLAIAEEPDKDFRGSHFQNASNEYPRPETESELGIIAACMAHRTWMHRTMTDLLTAKNGYPSATQANQLLIFLDGGLAGARFVRDVSPLQTARDLARQMLLAPPADYSI